In a genomic window of Candidatus Poribacteria bacterium:
- a CDS encoding glutaredoxin, which yields MSQPKINAYMKPVCGWSNGVRAIFQKYGLEYADIDIINNADNYREMVEKSGQPLQPTIEINGEIIADVSGDEVEAYLIAKGYVQQSDADAGVPTDAACDDHGETVDVSFSGGKLTNWASNLFSK from the coding sequence ATGAGTCAGCCAAAAATTAACGCCTATATGAAACCTGTTTGCGGTTGGAGCAATGGTGTCCGCGCGATCTTCCAGAAATATGGCTTAGAATACGCAGATATAGACATCATTAACAACGCAGATAATTATCGTGAAATGGTCGAGAAGAGTGGTCAACCACTACAACCAACGATCGAAATCAATGGTGAGATTATCGCTGATGTCAGCGGCGACGAAGTCGAAGCATACCTTATCGCAAAAGGCTATGTCCAACAGAGTGATGCCGATGCTGGCGTGCCGACAGACGCGGCATGTGATGATCACGGCGAGACAGTCGATGTCTCGTTCTCAGGTGGGAAACTGACCAACTGGGCGAGCAACCTGTTTTCAAAATAA
- a CDS encoding aminotransferase class V-fold PLP-dependent enzyme, with protein MIYLDSAATSQTPDCVIEAMDAYYRTYNSNIHRGIYRISEEATAKYEEARQRIGRFINARRSSQIIFTRNTTESINLVAHSWGSANLREGDEILVTVMEHHSNLLPWQLLSQRTGAKLRFIEITDEGVLQLDDLETLLTERTKIVAMTHVSNV; from the coding sequence CTGATCTATCTGGATAGCGCTGCGACCTCCCAAACGCCAGATTGTGTAATTGAGGCGATGGATGCGTATTATCGGACCTATAACTCAAATATACATCGGGGCATTTACCGTATCTCTGAGGAAGCGACCGCCAAGTATGAGGAAGCGCGCCAGCGGATCGGGCGTTTCATCAATGCCCGTCGTTCCAGCCAGATTATCTTTACACGAAACACCACCGAATCGATCAACTTGGTTGCGCATAGTTGGGGAAGTGCCAATCTCCGAGAGGGCGATGAAATCCTTGTCACGGTCATGGAACACCACAGCAACCTCCTGCCGTGGCAGTTGCTATCCCAGCGTACCGGCGCGAAGCTGCGGTTTATTGAAATCACCGATGAAGGAGTATTGCAGCTTGATGATTTGGAAACGCTGTTGACAGAGCGCACCAAGATAGTTGCAATGACGCACGTTTCCAACGTCC